Within the Miscanthus floridulus cultivar M001 chromosome 2, ASM1932011v1, whole genome shotgun sequence genome, the region ACCAAGACTGCAACCAGGTTCGACGGAATGATTCAGTAAAGAAACTAGTAAGCATAGTACGATGTTCTGCCAGGTCAACACCCATAATGCATCGTGCTGATACTTTGTAGCGTTCTTAATGCTCAGTAGTTTAACGTCCATAATGCTCTGCAGGTTCAAAATCCATAATATAATCCATACTTTATACTAATACGATGTTGTTCCAGCGTTCTTAATGCTCACTAATTTAGACAGCCATTGTCCTTGATGTTCAAATAATGGATAGGGTCAGAACAATGAGCAATTTTCTGCaaatcttctctttccctctcCAAATATAGATAAATGGAACCATACGATCATTGTTTCTGAGGCTAAAGAATGCATACCCCCCAAATAACTGGATCACAAAATTAACCATGTGGTTCGAAATGAATATCACTAGTGTCAAGAACAGAAATCTAATGGAAGCAACACAGTTGCTAATTGTTCAAATTCAGGAGCagttatgcacaagcacaagaaGGCATTTCTTCAAATTCAGGTGCAGTTATGCACAAGAAGCCATTCGTATGACCAAGAAAAACTGGAAAAGAAACCACATCTAAGACGTATTTTCATCATTGTATCCAGCCACAGTGTTGGTACTAACCATAGAAGATTGCTAAATAATTAAGCAACGATAAAAGTACCATTGAAGAACCAAAGTCAGAGTGCCACCCGTCCAATCTTTTGGTATGAGAGCAGTACAAAAACCCACATTTAAGCAAATGGGAATTCAAGACTTGAACAGAGATAAAAAAAAACGACAAAAGAAAGTATTACCTCTAATATATCCTCTACTTCAATCCAAAGAGATCCCCAGATGCAAGCTCGTATAGCAGATAAATGTGTGAATGTGTCAGGCAAACACCTTTGATTAATCATGCGCTGGTACACTTTAAGAGCAACTTTTGGCTTGCTAGCAACCTCACAAGCACCTATCACATGATTGTAAGATACCACAGATATTTCCAGTCCACTTTTTTCCATCATCCATAACAGCTGCAAACCATGTTCCCATTGACCAAGCTTTTCGCAAGACATCAAAGCAATGTTGTAGAGATGATTATTTAAGAGCGTCGGATGCTTGGCTTTGATTCCTTGGAAAAGCTCTAGGCAATCCCAGCATCGCCCAGACCTGTATAATCCCGACAACAGTGCGCTCCATGTATATTGATCAGGCTTAAGGCCTGATTTTTTCAGCAGATGGTACATCCTAAAGGCGAGTTCATCTTGACCAGCCTTCCCAAGTGAGTTGATAATCGAATTGAACAAAATTAAACTGGGTTTCATGCCAGCACTCAGCATTCTACTAAATGTGGACAGTGCAAACTCCCACTTCCCTTCTTTAGTGCAGGATGCAATGATAGCCTTCATTATATCCTCGCTCGGATCAAGTCCCTTCTGGAGCATTTCCTGATATGCGGCAATTGCTAACTCAGACTGACCACATTGCACGAATATGCTGACTAATAAATCATATGTCAGCAAAGTCCCACTCAAAGAATTCTCCTCTAGCCCTCTCCATAGTCTCTCCACAAGCATCCATTCTTTTGCTCTTCCACACACAGATATCATTGTATTATAAACAATCACATCAATGATTTTCTTTGAatcttcctcctcctcaatcttACTGAATATTTCCAATGCAGAAACATAACCCTGATTGCTCGCAACAGCCTTGAGTATCAAGGTATACGTGTGCCCTGTTGCCATTCCTTTCGCCTTCATGAAATCAAACATCCTCATTGCATCCGCCAGTGGACTTCTACGCACATAGCAAGCCAACAGGGAGTTGCAGGCATGTGCGCTTGGCTGCAGCCCAGATGCACGCATTGAATCAAACAGCTCTGTGGCACTCCTGACCTTGTTGTTTTGGCTGAGCTTTATCAACCTTCTTGACAGCGTCTCCTCGTCCCTCTCCTCCAAGAAGTGCAGCCTCGACGCCCCATGCTCAGATTTCCTGTCCGGCTCCGACGCCATCGCCGGTGGAGTACTTCTTGCGCCCACCTCCTTCTGAAAAACGGTCGGCCTCGTCGGACGCCGACGCGGCCCGCGCCTCTTGCCACCGCCATCAGCGTACGGTTCACCATCGACGCCCCAAAACCCAACGTCGACGTCCTCCTTCCCGTCGACCTCTGAATCAAGTAAGCATGGAGCCGCCCTACAAACGTAAGCTCCGACCGTAACCACGGCGGCGCTTAGAGCTTGTGCCTGGCGGGCGTCACCTCTGCTCCGGCCTCCGCTTCGCGGACGGAACCTTGTGCCATCACCACCACCCCGTTTGCCGCGCGGGGGCAGCTCTTGGCCGAAGGAGCCGCAACTCGTGCTGCAGCCGCTCCAACTGTAGCCATGGACGCCGCGAATAGTAACGAAATCCAAATATTTCATCGACACGCGGGGCTCTCTTCGCTAATCTGGACAGGAATCAATCCAAAAAAACGGAGAATCGATGGAATTGGTTGGAAAATGGCACTTCTAGATGGATTGGAGAGGTGGAGAGGAACCGCGAGTAGAGAGGAGGCAGGCAGTGGGAGAGGAGCAGTGTGGTGTGTGGAGGCGACggtcggggcggcggcggcggcctggcgCGGACGCGTCGGGGAGGCGGCGGCGTCCGCCTGGAGTTGCCCCGGGCCAGCTCTCCGTCTCGTCTCTTTCTGGTTCGACCTCAGTCTCGTCTCTCTCCGTCAATCAACCGCCTGAATGGAAAAGGAACGATGGATAACGTTTGATCAGCCAGGGGCAAAACGGGAAGAAAAAGATGCCACggtaaaaaaaaatattaaatttgaTAATAAATCTGTCGCAGGATATTTTAGTAGGTGTAGATCATTTAATAATGACAAACGAACAAATCCGTGACAAAAGAGCCAAGCCTGGGTAGAATCGCCATTTTCTCGTGGATGATGGGATTAGGGATGATCGGATATATTAAATGGGCCTTATTATTAGCGGGCCTGAATATTTGGTTTGGCCCAATGAAAATCCTAGTCTGTCCAGACTCCAATTCGGCCCAGTAGTTTCAAAGCAGTTTTGATGGGTTTAATAATTTATTTTTCGTGTAAAAAAAGGTTAGTGTAGCATTTCGACGTAGTGTAAGACTGATCGTTGATACAACCATGTCAGCCTTGTGGCTTGGCAATATGAACTATGGATACTCAGTGCTAAATGATGTCTGATATCTGTGAACATTGAAACGACAAAAAGAACCGATGCGTTGCAAGCTTGCATTGCCGGTCCCGTTctcttcgctgaaaaaacaagccgaaacactgtttcggctgatttgttgtgagagaaaaacacggtttcagctaaaaaaataagctgaaaagtacggattataagacaagcgaacagggcctatctGTCTCATCTATTTGACCTGCCAGTTACTTCTGCGAGAACAAAATCTTGGAGTAAATCAGTATCTCTTATTAGGACAGAACAAAGATAAACCCATCCTCTTTCCAGGGCACTAAGATGGCATAAAGTGGCTTCTTTAATTTCAAAAGGGCAAATCTAGCATCCAACTACCACCATCACAGGACAGATTCAGCACTTAGTGGTGACTGATAAAGCACAAGGAGGGAAGTGAATCTGAAATTGCAAGGAGCGAGTTTGTACTTTGAGCATTGCACTGACATCTGTAACTGATAAGCAGAGCTGGCATGATTCCTTGCTAGCTATGTTCAATTGTTCATAGTACAGGAACCTCGAATAGTTACCAAACGTAGCCCCGCGAAGATGCGGATTCGTGCCGACGAAAGTTATCCTCTGAATGTCACAAAGGAATTAGGCACACTCCATCAGGCATCAGCTAGCTGGCTGTCTTGAGAGTTGAGCCAGGACCAGAGGCGGCACAACGGAGGGAGGAATATCACGCGCTGGGTCCGGAAGCCGGTGCTGGACTGGATTCTTGAAGGCTTCCATTCCATGGGGGTAAAGCGATCCCATTTCCACTCCGATTGTCTGCCTCCAAGACAACAGTTTTAATTTGCTTGCCCTCTCCTGCCTTCGGTGCACCGCCTCTATATGCAAGCAAGCAGTTTTAAATACGAGGCTCTCGCTTGTCACTGAAGCTGCGACTTCTTGTGCCTTGGAACCTGCCATTGGGGCTTCTCTACAAATACGCTGCGCGCCATGGACGGCGACTCGAAGAAGCTGAGGTAAAACAGGTGCACGCAGCAGGACCCGGACCTCGATCTGCTGAAGGGTTTGATCTTTCATCTGTTTGGCTGGCTTCGGattgttttctctttttttttttcataGTGTACCTTGGGCCTGGTGGCTCTTAAATCTCCCTCCTTAAGAATGGGAAGGGCCTTGCATTCTTGTGATCATCAGGTACGAGCAGATTCAGATTTCACAGTTATTTTGCAGGGTTAGGTTTTCTGGAGTAGGAAAGGGAGGAAGAGGTGGACGCCAGACCGCCATACCACCGCAAGAAAGCACGCCTATTGGAAGAGGTAACTAACTGATCAATCAATACGCGATGATTTGGTTTTCACAAACATGAAAAGCACGGAACTGCACAGCACAACTCGTGCTATTATTgtttgttttctgatcaatctgtGTTGAGTTGTAGTTTGGGCAACGGCTGATAGGAGTCTGGTTGCAGAAACTCTAGTGTTACTGAGCTTTTAAATGCTTAATGCTGGGTGTTGTTAAACGCAAACACTAAATTTGATGGACAGGGGAGTGTTCTCCCTGGAACTCTCAAAAAAAGCACACAGATTATTTCGGTTTTGAAGGTACCTTGATGGACCAAAAATGTTATAATTTTATTTTACAGAAGGTAGCAGTTGTAAACTTGTAATTATGTCAAGCACTATCCAATTTTTTTTTACTTCTATTGTTGTTTTTTAGACTGATAAGATCGTAGTGCTATCGCATTATGATCAACGTTATAAAAATTAGAAGGTAAATCGTGGAGCATTAAAAAATTCAGATGTTCTGAATTAGAAGGAAAAAACACTCTTCACATGGATGTGTAGAATGCAGCTAAGTTTTCCCCATTTTCTGACAGtgaattattaaaaaaaatctgTTATTGAAACGATTCATTTTCTTGAAAGAAACAAAACCATCCAACTGAAACGAAAATatctaacaaaatttatcaaTACAAGCTGGTCAGAATCCTAGCGGCAGTTCTGGAAAAACAATCTGACAAATTGGCATTGTGACGTCCAGCGGAAATGAACAGCAGTGGGGAATATGATGCTTCATTCGCGGCCACAATTGCAGCAGCAGCATTTGCAATTGCTGCCCGTGAAGAGAAGCTTGCAACTCAGAAGAAGTCTGTCCCCAACGAGGAGGTGTCCCCAGCCCTGTCGCCAGTCAAGAGAGGTGAAAGCACCAAAAAACCTGCTGGAGGCAACAAAATCGCAAGATGGTTTAGCGGCAAAGAGCCTCTAGAACACGACGATGACGGTCCAGGTAGTGTAAACATGTTCTACCTTACTCGGTTACCCCCATTCTTTTCCCACCTGTACTGTAGCAAAACCTGCAAATCTCTTGTGATTGTGCTGAAATGAAATATCCTTTCAGTTAACGTATCGGTAAGGAGGCCACTGAAACCAGCACCTGGAAAGCCTGAGGAAATGCCTGCAGATCACAAGGTGGCACCCAAGACGCTTGAAACTTCTCTGAGTGTGAAGAAGGGTTCAGGATCCTCCAGCAAGTCAACAGACACGAAAGGGAGCAAGAAGTTTGAGCAAGAACAGGCTGTTCAGAAAGCGCCGTCGACCGTCAGGCCTGCTACATCATATCATTCTAGACGGAATGGAGAAGATGCATCAGGAGTAACTGCTATTGGCGGCACGGGATCTAAGGCTGATGAATGGGAGAAGGCAAAGCTTGCAAGAGTTAGAGAGGAGTGAGTATGATTTATTTTAGATTCTGAAGGTCATTTGATTGAAGTTATGCTGATATGGACTTCAAATTTAGGTATGAAAAGATGATGGAGACCA harbors:
- the LOC136540402 gene encoding remorin-like isoform X2 encodes the protein MDGDSKKLRVRFSGVGKGGRGGRQTAIPPQESTPIGRAEMNSSGEYDASFAATIAAAAFAIAAREEKLATQKKSVPNEEVSPALSPVKRGESTKKPAGGNKIARWFSGKEPLEHDDDGPVNVSVRRPLKPAPGKPEEMPADHKVAPKTLETSLSVKKGSGSSSKSTDTKGSKKFEQEQAVQKAPSTVRPATSYHSRRNGEDASGVTAIGGTGSKADEWEKAKLARVREEYEKMMETIAEWETEKKTELDRKRAKALEEYNQEMTRISKIAGGARSMAEERKYNDENKIKEKARKIQSTGKPPRTCACF
- the LOC136540402 gene encoding remorin 1.4-like isoform X1, translated to MDGDSKKLRVRFSGVGKGGRGGRQTAIPPQESTPIGRAEMNSSGEYDASFAATIAAAAFAIAAREEKLATQKKSVPNEEVSPALSPVKRGESTKKPAGGNKIARWFSGKEPLEHDDDGPVNVSVRRPLKPAPGKPEEMPADHKVAPKTLETSLSVKKGSGSSSKSTDTKGSKKFEQEQAVQKAPSTVRPATSYHSRRNGEDASGVTAIGGTGSKADEWEKAKLARVREEYEKMMETIAEWETEKKVKARRQKEQKETELDRKRAKALEEYNQEMTRISKIAGGARSMAEERKYNDENKIKEKARKIQSTGKPPRTCACF
- the LOC136540402 gene encoding remorin 1.4-like isoform X3 — protein: MNSSGEYDASFAATIAAAAFAIAAREEKLATQKKSVPNEEVSPALSPVKRGESTKKPAGGNKIARWFSGKEPLEHDDDGPVNVSVRRPLKPAPGKPEEMPADHKVAPKTLETSLSVKKGSGSSSKSTDTKGSKKFEQEQAVQKAPSTVRPATSYHSRRNGEDASGVTAIGGTGSKADEWEKAKLARVREEYEKMMETIAEWETEKKVKARRQKEQKETELDRKRAKALEEYNQEMTRISKIAGGARSMAEERKYNDENKIKEKARKIQSTGKPPRTCACF
- the LOC136540401 gene encoding pentatricopeptide repeat-containing protein At3g29290-like, whose amino-acid sequence is MKYLDFVTIRGVHGYSWSGCSTSCGSFGQELPPRGKRGGGDGTRFRPRSGGRSRGDARQAQALSAAVVTVGAYVCRAAPCLLDSEVDGKEDVDVGFWGVDGEPYADGGGKRRGPRRRPTRPTVFQKEVGARSTPPAMASEPDRKSEHGASRLHFLEERDEETLSRRLIKLSQNNKVRSATELFDSMRASGLQPSAHACNSLLACYVRRSPLADAMRMFDFMKAKGMATGHTYTLILKAVASNQGYVSALEIFSKIEEEEDSKKIIDVIVYNTMISVCGRAKEWMLVERLWRGLEENSLSGTLLTYDLLVSIFVQCGQSELAIAAYQEMLQKGLDPSEDIMKAIIASCTKEGKWEFALSTFSRMLSAGMKPSLILFNSIINSLGKAGQDELAFRMYHLLKKSGLKPDQYTWSALLSGLYRSGRCWDCLELFQGIKAKHPTLLNNHLYNIALMSCEKLGQWEHGLQLLWMMEKSGLEISVVSYNHVIGACEVASKPKVALKVYQRMINQRCLPDTFTHLSAIRACIWGSLWIEVEDILEEVAPDSSIYNAVIHGLCLRGKIGLANRVYAKMRSIGLIPDGKTRAFMLQYIATD